The Candidatus Micrarchaeota archaeon nucleotide sequence TTGCCGTTCTCCACGACTTCGGCAACGGTGTCCTCTATCGTATGCGTGCCGGAGGATATCCTCTTTATCTTTCCGCTGACGCCGTGCGGCACCATTATGTAGTGCTTGGTGAGCTCGGTTTCCTGGACGTATCCTATTATGTCGCCGCCCTTTACGCTGCTTCCGGCCTTTACCTCCTTGCCTGCCACGAATTTCCACTTCCTGTTCTTCTCTACCGGATCTACTATGATGCCCTTTGCTATGAAGGCGCCGCTCCTCTTTTCGAGCAGCTCCAGCGGCCTTTGTATGCCGTCGTATATCTTGCCCAGGAGCCCTGGTCCCAGCATCACGGAAAGCGGCTTTTGCGTTGATTCTACCGGCTCCGCGGGCCTCAGCCCAGTAGTGTCCTCGTATACCTGTATCACCGCCCTTTCGCCCCTGAGCTGTATTATCTCGCCTATGAGCGACGAGTTTCCAACCTTTACAACATCATACATGTTGCTTCCCATCATGTCCTTCGCAATCACTAAAGGCCCTGATACCTTTTCTATTATTCCTATGAAATCACCTTAAGCGGTCTTGTTTATGTCTATGCCAATTGCCCTCATTATCAACTTTCTCAGCGTGTCCGGCTGCCCCTCCTCCCTGTATGACGGCACCTCTATCACCATCGGCAGCGCGCTTTCCGATACCGCGTTGGAGAGCTTCCTGTCCCTTATATCGCCGAGCACGCCAGACGTGGTTATTATTATGCCGATGTCGTCGCGCTGCATGAGCTCCCGCAAAACCCTCTCGGATTCAACCGCGTTCTTCACCGAATACGTTTCCGCCACTCCGGACAGCTTGAATCCCAGCGCGAGCTGGGTGTTTCCAACGACGACTATCTTGTAGGTCTTCAGAGGCTCCATATCACCAGCCTCGAAACTTCCTCCTTCGAAAGCCCGTATTCCCTTGCCTTTACAAGCGCCCTTATCGTGAATACCTCTATCTCCTTGAGGTATATGTAATCTACTAGCGTGCCAAAAGAGAGCACGCTGGATCTTAGCAGCGCGATGCTCCTGTTGAATATCTGGTTCCTCATGCTCACCTCGAAGGGCAGCATCTGGTCGTTTTCCCTGTATAATTCGATCGCCGCATTGAGGTCGAATGCCTTTGACTTCGCTGCGAATTCCGCTACGTTCCCCGAGCTGCTGTACATGCCTGACAGCGCGCCTATGCCCACGTCGCCGTTCCTTATCAGCGTATCTGATATGTCCTCGAACTTGAGGCCCTTCCTCTTCGCGCGCAGCAGCGTTATCATGTTGCGCATGTCTATGTCCATCCTCAGTATTATCGCGGACTTGTCACCGCTTCTTCCCAGGCTGACCGCAAGCTCCCCCAGCTCCCTGTAGTGCTCCTGGTCTATCGCGGCGAGCGCATCCATTATGCTCCCTGTCTTTATGTACCTGGACAGCACCTTGCCCAGAAGCTCCTTGTGGTGCCTGTTCCTCATCAGCATGCTGAGCGCCTGCTCTATGCTCTCCGATTTCATCACCTCCTGCAGCATCACGGTGCCGAAGCCGTCGGCGCTTATTATGTATTTTGATATGGAGTCGTACGTTTGCCCTCTCTCGAGCGCCTCAAGCACCAGCTTGACGTTTCCCAGGGCCCACCTTGCGGTTATCTTCCTTATCGTGCGCTGCTCGTCCTTCGGCGTTATCTCAGCCAGCTTGTTGAGCTTCTCGGCCATGCTCTCGCTTATCGCGAAGTCGAGGAGCGTGGGGCTTATCTCAAGGCCGCCGAACTTTATTATCGATGCGTTGTAATCCGTCTGGAAGAGTATGGAGAGTATCGCGTCTATGCTCTTCGCCTCTGCTATGCTTTTCATCGTGGAGCTGCCTATAAGCTTGGACTCCATTCCCTTTACCCTTGCGTTGGAATAGCCGTACTTCCTGGCCCTTTTCAATATGCCAAGCCTTTTGACTCTAGTTTGCTCTTTCATCCGAACATTCCCTTTGACAATACCCTTCTTATGGTTTCTGCATTGGAGCCGATGGTACCACTTATTGTCGCATCGACCCTTATCCTCTTGTCCTTAGACTCTATTATTATCCCGTCTATGCTTTCGTGGTCCACATCCATTCCGTAGGGCTTCACTATCTCCTCGTTGCGCCTGTCAACCTTTGCTGTGCAGAGCTCCGGCGGCACCACATCGGAGAACCTCTTGAGTGCGGATTTTATGAGATTGCCCTCGCTCTTGCGCATCCTAGCTTCCAGTACCGGAAGGAAGCGCTTCAGCTCGCGGCTTATGCGCTCCTCCCTTGCGCCTGTGAGTATGCTGCCTATCTCTATGTCAAGCGATATGGATGTGTCCTTCCTACGCTGCTCTGATTCGCCGCGCGCGTTGTCCATTATGCCGTCGCTGAGGGATTTGGCATCCGATTCCGCTTTTTCGATTATGTGCGCGCACTCGGCGTCGCCCTCATCGGCTATCCTGCCAGCCTCAGATTTCGCCTGCTCCTCTATCTCCTTTTGCAGCTTGTCCAGGGCCATTGCCACACCGTCAGACAAGTCCTGCCCCAAGCAATATCAGTATTGCGACCACGAACCCGAAGATTACGAGCGTTTCTGGGAGCACGAGAAACAGAAGGACTCTTCCCATCTCCTCCGGCTTCTCAGCCAGCAGGCCCATGCCTGCGCTTCCTATTGCCGACTGCGCCATAGCCGTTGCTATTCCAGTTCCGACTATAGCTGTAGCCGCTCCCAGCGCCGCTATTGCAACCGATAAGGTCATTGTTGCTGCCATTCATTTTCACCAATTATTCTTTAGTATAAACCCTCCTTGAAGAGAAGGGGCTGAACTTGATGCCTCCGCCGTTGTAGAACTTCGTGAAGAACTCTACGAAGTTCAGCCTGGCGCCCTGCACAGCGCCCTCGAACATCGACACTATCATGTTCATGAAATGCAGTATCATGAATATTATGAAGTAAAGTATGAATACTGGTATGCCCATCGCAATGTTGGGCGTGAACGCCTTGTCTATCAGGAAGGCAAGCACAACGCTTGCAAGGCCGAAGCCCATGAGCCTGGCGTAACTCAGCGGATGCGATATCAGGTTCGTAACTTCCGCAGCTTCTGTGCCGCTCAAGACCATCGTTGCAATGAGCGAAGCTATCGCTATACCAGCAGCTACCAGCGTTATCTCCGAGCCGAACGCATTGAAAAGCCCTCCAGCGATCGCGACAGTGCCGGATATTATGAGGAAGAAAGACGCAAGCCTGCCGAATGCCACCTTCCTGTGGTGCTTGTACTTGTTCACGAACCCGAAGAGCAGGCCGATGGCCACCTGCACTATGCCGAATATCACTGCCACCACTATCAAAACAGTTATGTCCTTGAACCAGTCGAACCCGTTGAAGGCTATGAAGTACTGGTTGAGCTGGAGCCCGAAATACTGGTTGGAGAGGAAGCCGAAGACTATCGCAGACAAGGAGCTCAATTGCCATATCTTAGCCGTATTGTACACAAGGCCATCGGGATCCGTTATCCTCGTTATGTAATTGGCGAACAGGAATGATAGTATGCCGTACCCCACGTCGGATATCATGAACCCGTAGAATATCGGAAAGGATATTATGAAGGGTATCGCAGGATCAAGCTCGTCGCTCCTCGGAACCGATATGAAGTTTATCATGTAGTCGAAGGGCTGCAGTATCTTCGGCCTGTTCATCAGCGTCGGAGCGAGCTCATCGTCCTCGAACTCGTCCATGTGGTACCTGCCGCCTGTCGCCTTGGACAGGATCCCTGTCAAGTCACCTATCTTTGCCTTGGGCACCCATCCCTCTATGACTATGGACCTTTCCGTTTTCTTGAATATCCTCCTCACATCCGCCTTAGATGCCTCTATCTTCAGCATCTCCATGAGGGCTGCGAGCCTAGCGTAATCGCTTGTGTATATGCCCTCCAGCTCCCTGTCTATCTCGAGCATCCTTTTCTCGTCGGCAGATTTTTCCTTTGCTATTGCAGAGAGCGCATCCTTCGGCATCCCCTTTATGTGCGGCAATGAAATATCTAGCGGCTTGAGCTTGTACCTCCTTGCCATGTCGTCCATGTCAATGCTGTTTTCATACGCAATCAGCATGCTCTGCTGTCCCTTTACGGATGATTCTATTACCTCTGCCGACATCTTGCTATTTGATATGTCATCCTTCAGCCTTTCGAGCTCCTTCCTGCTCTCGTAGGAATATACCCTGAACCCGAGAGAGCTGCTCCTGAGGCTCCCGAGGTCTATATCTATTCCTGAAATCTGCCTGGCAACGCCCTCCGACATCTCAAGCTGCTTAACCGACTGGGACTTTTTTTTCCTTTCCTCGCTTAGGTCGTATATCCTGCCTATAACCTTCATTCCCGATATCCTTGAGACCAGCTCATCAGCCGACAGGTGCCTCTCCTGCCTGAAGCCTGCCTTCTTGGCTTTCCTCGGCCTCTTCAGTATGGCCATAGCGCCTGCAAGGCGTATCTCCATGTCGGACAGCTCGGCAAGGTGCTCTGATATGTCGTCGGAGAGCTCCAGCTTGCTCTTCCTGAGGTCGATAATGCCTGCCCTGTGCAGCGCCGATATTACCTCCTTCCTGTCGGCCTCAAGGCATATCAGCCTTACCTTCTGCATAGGCTCGCTCCTGAACATTCATGCACCCATTATCTCGCTTATTACCTTGTCGGCAAGCGCTTCCAGCTTGTCCTTGCCTATTTTCCTGCTGCTTATCTTCCTAGCCTCGCCCTTAGCTGCTTCCAGCTTCCTCTTCCTTGCAAGCTCGAGCTCCCTCTCCGTCTTCTTGAGCAGCTCCTCTGCCATCGAATTCGCGCGA carries:
- a CDS encoding V-type ATP synthase subunit F, giving the protein MEPLKTYKIVVVGNTQLALGFKLSGVAETYSVKNAVESERVLRELMQRDDIGIIITTSGVLGDIRDRKLSNAVSESALPMVIEVPSYREEGQPDTLRKLIMRAIGIDINKTA
- a CDS encoding ATPase translates to MTLSVAIAALGAATAIVGTGIATAMAQSAIGSAGMGLLAEKPEEMGRVLLFLVLPETLVIFGFVVAILILLGAGLV
- a CDS encoding V-type ATPase subunit; amino-acid sequence: MKEQTRVKRLGILKRARKYGYSNARVKGMESKLIGSSTMKSIAEAKSIDAILSILFQTDYNASIIKFGGLEISPTLLDFAISESMAEKLNKLAEITPKDEQRTIRKITARWALGNVKLVLEALERGQTYDSISKYIISADGFGTVMLQEVMKSESIEQALSMLMRNRHHKELLGKVLSRYIKTGSIMDALAAIDQEHYRELGELAVSLGRSGDKSAIILRMDIDMRNMITLLRAKRKGLKFEDISDTLIRNGDVGIGALSGMYSSSGNVAEFAAKSKAFDLNAAIELYRENDQMLPFEVSMRNQIFNRSIALLRSSVLSFGTLVDYIYLKEIEVFTIRALVKAREYGLSKEEVSRLVIWSL